One stretch of Rhinatrema bivittatum chromosome 8, aRhiBiv1.1, whole genome shotgun sequence DNA includes these proteins:
- the MRM1 gene encoding rRNA methyltransferase 1, mitochondrial yields MMICTVKTIWNWPYFIWKTTRSFLAFNDKCSFHSVSFHFKENCLSQSRSLDDKWIKKDARATDSTQFQTSEDGQNLKREHSPTNAKTSQSYHSKKNSNAPGLYLKNNAQRLMKDVRKDQGPPPRANISEFRYLRDDDFVKRRNNSCKEGMGSDKKSKNSEILFGIAPCYMALMQSRRTFLKLFLKSTRSRQRPEVEAACQRAEACNIPVQLVSKQMLDSLCEGRVHQGMCLEASPLHYVSFDVTPDSEAVNETRPNQQCLWLVLDGLYDPMNMGAVLRSAHFLGVDKVITSQKNSCPLTPVVSKASAGVMEVLEVYSTSSLQEFLKAKINQDWQVIGTTGKSYTRDDEVPVISCSEFLWEEPTLLVLGNEGRGLSPEIRSLCRSLLTVPSGREMQMGMESLNVSVAAGILLHQICSQRVKQ; encoded by the exons ATGATGATCTGCACAGTGAAGACTATATGGAATTGGCCATATTTTATCTGGAAGACCACTAGATCGTTTCTTGCGTTTAATGATAAATGTTCTTTTCACTCAGTTAGCTTCCATTTTAAGGAAAACTGTCTATCTCAGTCCAGGTCACTGGATGATAAATGGATTAAGAAAGATGCCAGGGCTACCGACAGCACTCAATTTCAGACTTCAGAGGATGGACAGAATCTGAAGAGGGAGCATAGTCCCACCAATGCGAAAACATCTCAGTCATATCACTCCAAAAAAAACAGCAATGCTCCAGGACTTTATCTTAAGAATAATGCCCAAAGGCTGATGAAGGATGTTCGGAAGGACCAGGGCCCACCTCCCAGAGCAAACATTTCAGAATTTAGGTACCTGAGGGATGATGATTTTGTTAAGAGAAGGAACAACAGTTGCAAGGAGGGAATGGGATCAGACAAAAAGAGCAAAAACTCTGAGATTTTGTTTGGCATTGCTCCCTGTTACATGGCCCTCATGCAGTCAAGAAGAACTTTTCTGAAGTTGTTTCTGAAATCCACTCGCAGCCGGCAGAGGCCAGAAGTGGAAGCTGCTTGTCAGAGAGCTGAAGCCTGTAACATACCAGTGCAGCTTGTTTCCAAACAAATGCTGGATTCCCTCTGTGAGGGTCGTGTCCACCAGGGGATGTGCTTGGAAGCCAGCCCTTTGCATTATGTGAGCTTTGATGTAACTCCAGATTCTGAAGCTGTGAATGAGACGCGCCCAAACCAGCAATGCCTGTGGCTGGTGTTAGATGGCCTTTATGATCCCATGAACATGGGAGCAGTCCTCCGTTCTGCTCACTTTCTGGGAGTAGATAAAGTGATCACTAGCCAAAAGAACAG CTGCCCCCTCACTCCTGTAGTCAGCAAGGCTAGTGCTGGAGTTATGGAAGTTCTGGAGGTTtacagcacatccagtctccaggaATTCTTGAAG gCTAAAATAAATCAGGACTGGCAGGTCATAGGAACTACTGGGAAATCTTACACACGGGATGACGAGGTTCCTGTTATCAGCTGCTCAGAATTTCTGTGGGAGGAGCCTACACTGTTAGTTCTGG GAAATGAGGGCCGTGGCCTCTCCCCTGAGATAAGAAGCTTGTGTCGCTCGCTGCTGACTGTCCCGTCAGGAAGAGAGATGCAGATGGGGATGGAGTCCTTGAACGTTTCCGTGGCCGcag GGATACTTCTGCATCAGATCTGCAGCCAGAGAGTCAAGCAGTGA